The nucleotide window GCGCCCGCCCCGGGCGCTGCGGCCGCCGCCGAGGCGCCGGAGGCGCTGCTCGGGTCGCTGGACACCGCCGGCATCCGCAACCGCTTCCTCGACATCCAGGCCGGGTTCATCGACGAGCCCAGGCAGGCGGTCGAGGAGGCCGGCCGCTTCGTCGACGACCTCGTCCGGCAGGTGGCCGACGCCCTCCAGCAGCAGCGCGGCCAGCTCGCCGGCGCCAGCGACGACGCCTCGACCGAGGACCTGCGCCTGACCCTGCGCGCCTACCGGCGGTTCGTCGACCGGCTCCTGGGCCTGGGCGGCTGAGCGAGACGCTCAGCGTCGGGGTCGCGGAGGAGTACCAGCTCGTCGACCCGGCGACCCGCGGGAGGCGGTGGTGGATCTGGTGGCCGAGGCGACCGCCCGCTAAGGTGGCCGCGGGCCTTCGACGGAGGTGCCAGGGGAGCCCGGCGGAACCGGGCTGAGAGGCCGACTGCAGCGGTCGGCGACCCTTCGAACCTGATCCGGCTAGCACCGGCGAAGGGAGCGCGAGATGACGGCTGGCCAGCGGTCCTTCTCCATCCAGCAGCCCCCCGAGTGGGGCATCGAGCCGGTCCCGCCCGACCAGCGGCGGCTCGGCTTCCTCGACCAGGCGGTGCTCTGGGGCAACCTCGGCGTGAGCCTGCTCGTGCTCGTCGCCGGGGCCCTGCTGGTCCCCGCCCTGGGCCTGTGGCAGGCCCTGGCCGCCACCGTGGTCGGGGCCGTGGTCGGCAACGCCCTGCTCGGGCTGGCCGCCGTGCCCGCCGCCGCCACCGGCGTGCCGGCCATGGTCCTGTACCGGGCCCCGCTCGGGATCCGCGGCTCGCTGCTCCCCACCGCCTGCAACGTCGTCCAGAACCTGGGCTGGGCCACCTTCGAGCTGTTCGTGATCGCCACCGCCGCCACCGCCATCTCCGAGCGGGTGTTCGGGGCCGGGGGCCGGCCGCTGTGGGTCGTGGCCTTCGGAGCCCTGGCCACCGCCATGGCCGTGGCCGGCCCGCTGACCGTGCTGCGCCGCTGGCTGCAGCGGTTCGCCGTCTGGGCCGTGCTCGCCTCCACCGCCTACCTCACCTGGTACGCCCTGACCCGGTTCGACCTGGCCGCCCTGGCCGGCCGGGCCGGCCAGGGCGGGCTCTCGTTCTGGGCCGGGGTCGACCTGGCCATCGCCCTGCCCATCTCCTGGGTGCCGCTGGTCGCCGACTACGCCCGCTTCGGCCGCTCGGCCGGCTCGACCTTCTGGGGCACCGCCGTCGGCTACCTCCTGGCCCAGGTCTGGTTCTTCGCCCTCGGCGTGCTGTTCCTCCTCTCCATCGGCCAGGGCGACGTGATCGCGGCCCTGCTCGCCGTGCCGGTGGGGCTGGTGGCCATGGCCGTGCTGGTGGTCGACGAGACCGACGAGGTGTTCGCCAACCTCTACTCGGCCGGGGTCAGCCTCAAGAACGCCGCCCCGGGCCTGCCCGGCCGCCGGGTCGCCGTCGCCCTCGGGGCCGTCGCCACCCTCCTGGCCGTGCTGGTCGACGACCTGGCCCGCTACGAGAACTTCCTGTTCCTGCTCGGGGCGCTGTTCGTCCCCCTGTTCGGGGTGCTGGCCGCCGACTGGTACGTGCTCGCCCGCCGCCGCTACGACGTCGACGCCATGTACCGGCCCGACGGCCCCTACCGGGGGGTGCGCTGGCCGGCCGTGCTGGTCTGGCTGCTCGGGTTCCTGGTCTACAACTGGATCAACCCCGGGACCGTGACGGCCTGGGTGTCGCTCGTCGACCGCCTGTTCGCCGGCCTGCTGGGCCTGCCGTTCCCGCTCTCGGCCCGGCTGCCCTGGCTGGGCGCCTCCATCCCCG belongs to Actinomycetota bacterium and includes:
- a CDS encoding cytosine permease, whose translation is MTAGQRSFSIQQPPEWGIEPVPPDQRRLGFLDQAVLWGNLGVSLLVLVAGALLVPALGLWQALAATVVGAVVGNALLGLAAVPAAATGVPAMVLYRAPLGIRGSLLPTACNVVQNLGWATFELFVIATAATAISERVFGAGGRPLWVVAFGALATAMAVAGPLTVLRRWLQRFAVWAVLASTAYLTWYALTRFDLAALAGRAGQGGLSFWAGVDLAIALPISWVPLVADYARFGRSAGSTFWGTAVGYLLAQVWFFALGVLFLLSIGQGDVIAALLAVPVGLVAMAVLVVDETDEVFANLYSAGVSLKNAAPGLPGRRVAVALGAVATLLAVLVDDLARYENFLFLLGALFVPLFGVLAADWYVLARRRYDVDAMYRPDGPYRGVRWPAVLVWLLGFLVYNWINPGTVTAWVSLVDRLFAGLLGLPFPLSARLPWLGASIPAFAVAFLAMLAAGRRSRREAVA